One window of the Balaenoptera ricei isolate mBalRic1 chromosome X, mBalRic1.hap2, whole genome shotgun sequence genome contains the following:
- the LOC132357191 gene encoding CAAX box protein 1-like translates to GAPRAWGRVLGGGSAAPVAAAQIATGGVLPPRLPRPSPSGRRDLPRARVPSRVVLAFVPGIALQVPAAAAAGPGSGAAAALSLSGQPGPSPAHLASVVRSSCKPGSCYTPDRPPSARPLPTARPLPDSQARMQVPRDLRCRCRRHRHRHRHRHPPHPAYSLQPSAVWTRPGGV, encoded by the coding sequence GGAGCCCCTCGGGCCTGGGGGCGGGTGCTCGGGGGAGGGTCCGCCGCGCCAGTCGCCGCCGCCCAGATCGCCACAGGCGGCGTCCTCCCGCCGCGCCTCCCCCGTCCCTCACCTTCGGGTCGCCGCGATCTCCCCCGCGCTCGTGTCCCCTCCCGCGTAGTGCTTGCCTTTGTTCCAGGAATAGCGCTCCAGGTtcccgctgctgccgccgccgggcCTGGCTCTGGAGCGGCCGCCGCCCTCTCCCTCTCGGGCCAGCCCGGCCCCTCCCCTGCACACTTGGCCTCGGTCGTGCGCTCCAGCTGCAAGCCGGGCTCCTGTTACACACCGGACAGACCACCCTCAGCCCGGCCGCTGCCAACCGCCCGCCCTCTGCCAGACTCCCAGGCCCGCATGCAGGTGCCCAGAGACCtgcgctgccgctgccgccgccaccgccaccgccaccgccaccgccaTCCACCGCATCCCGCCTACAGCCTGCAGCCTTCAGCGGTCTGGACTCGCCCGGGAGGTGTCTGA